The following are encoded in a window of Anopheles gambiae chromosome X, idAnoGambNW_F1_1, whole genome shotgun sequence genomic DNA:
- the LOC1271876 gene encoding programmed cell death protein 4 has protein sequence MELDSAAVLENGGKQLLNGGAELLSNGAGGSPGGGEGSSGPGSPASGGEVAGGQEGTAAGGELMKKPAGPLTKRVRKLSRSNSKDGVLGVAGTPNFVAPHRKWKNSRRSRNGYGRGLPKKGGAGGKGVWGKPGSEEVYDELDEDPNDPNFDIDAYNSSHNVELKEIVPQPTEAEVAKKLETIILEYFEHGDTREVADALDELLPPGLKPLVTKTFVSVALEHKQSQRELTSVLMSDLYGRIVTREDICAGFDLLLANLADIMLDTPDAPHLLGNFIARAVADDCIPPKYAYQSEREDLDRHGQAALVRATTLLSMHDGWGQLDNVWGVGGALRPVQTITQQMSYLLQEYLLSRDLSEAQRSIKELEVPHFHHELIYEAIIMTLEAFNESTEVAICELFRTLDSTCIVTPEQMEQGFRRVYEDMTDIVLDIPLAYSILDRFIQRCQRAGSFMSEALIKDIPTRGRKRFVSEGDGGLIKQVNFQRDF, from the exons ATGGAGCTCGACAGTGCGGCAGTGCTGGAGAACGGCGGCAAGCAGCTGCTGAACGGCGGCGCTGAGCTCCTCAGCAATGGCGCCGGCGGCTCGCCGGGCGGCGGCGAGGGTAGCAGCGGCCCCGGCTCCCCGGCCAGCGGTGGTGAAGTGGCGGGCGGGCAGGAAGGGACGGCCGCAGGCGGCGAGCTGATGAAGAAGCCGGCCGGCCCGCTCACCAAGCGCGTCCGCAAGCTGTCCCGCTCGAACAGCAAGGACGGCGTGCTGGGGGTGGCCGGCACGCCCAACTTCGTCGCACCGCACCGGAAGTGGAAGAACAGCCGCCGGTCGCGGAACGGGTACGGGCGCGGCCTGCCCAAGAAGGGGGGCGCGGGCGGCAAGGGCGTGTGGGGCAAGCCGGGTTCGGAGGAGGTGTACGACGAGCTGGACGAGGACCCGAACGATCCGAACTTCGACATCGACGCGTACAACAGCTCGCACAACGTGGAGCTGAAGGAGATCGTGCCGCAGCCGACCGAGGCCGAGGTGGCCAAAAAGCTCGAGACGATCATACTGGAGTACTTCGAGCACGGGGATACGCGCGAGGTGGCGGACGCgctggacgagctgctgcCGCCCGGCCTGAAGCCGCTGGTGACGAAAACGTTCGTGTCGGTTGCGCTCGAGCACAAGCAGTCGCAGCGCGAGCTGACCTCGGTGCTGATGTCGGACCTGTACGGGCGCATCGTGACGCGCGAGGACATTTGCGCAG GGTTCGATCTGCTGCTGGCCAACCTGGCCGACATCATGCTGGACACGCCGGACGCGCCCCATCTGCTCGGCAACTTCATTGCGCGGGCCGTCGCGGACGACTGCATTCCGCCCAAGTACGCGTACCAGTCGGAGCGGGAGGACCTGGACCGGCACGGGCAGGCGGCGCTCGTGCGCGCCACCACGCTGCTCTCGATGCACGACGGCTGGGGCCAGCTCGACAACGTCTGGGGGGTCGGTGGTGCCCTCCGGCCGGTGCAGACGATCACGCAGCAGATGTCCTACCTGCTGCAGGAGTACCTGCTCTCACGCGATCTCAGCGAAGCCCAGCGCTCCATCAAGGAGCTTGAGGTGCCGCACTTCCACCACGAACTGATTTACGAG GCAATCATAATGACGCTGGAGGCGTTCAACGAGTCCACCGAGGTGGCCATTTGCGAGCTGTTCCGCACGCTCGACAGTACCTGCATCGTGACGCCGGAGCAGATGGAGCAAGGGTTCCGGCGCGTCTACGAGGACATGACCGACATCGTGCTGGACATCCCGCTCGCCTACTCGATCCTGGACCGCTTCATCCAGCGCTGCCAGCGCGCCGGCTCGTTCATGAGCGAGGCCCTCATCAAGGATATTCCCACCCG tgGCCGCAAGCGTTTCGTCTCGGAGGGTGACGGTGGCCTGATCAAACAGGTCAATTTCCAGCGCGACTTTTAA
- the LOC1271878 gene encoding E3 ubiquitin-protein ligase SIAH2 — translation MADSASAAGESCPGDTAEPELAVVRLRSLDESQSPSIRSDGSGSGSGGCRKSSLYVYGDGQFSITLKHYDSIVSEVKCPGCAEPMDGPITMCGTGHSICAVCRVKRGTCPLCGDRVTELRNYTLEAIVSKVQFPCRNAVKGCSVRLPLQLLRWHKERCGYKLIECFMGKVWGGCGWHGCERDWLAHCLAEHADHVHEDRCVELQWAYGAEAAQRAPELQLVVAYHVVRAYGEAFNLYQVYDQDSRTVLWTVICATKESQVSGRYAFELELYSPVNTWQLLVQRFPCHSELDPDFLKDGHCAKLALADALRFMADDKVLHYRVRVLEVGASRTQSLMKLNTGGGGSSISTSATHLPTNYCCKNIENVNLKAVPEGNIICRKQPAHNSETPGSPDDDEVFLPYVDEEEEEEARPIAGAGKSVRVHSEPNSPSRTASLRVACSVPVLAQPPSGADADPRQEVELQPIQQLVRVRISEREPPVKLQAQYGAVRKANGAAERGASSESLAHKPSKGGTGLSKFYNVTMYKAAKFLDKKGIK, via the exons ATGGCAGACAGTGCCAGTGCGGCGGGAGAATCGTGCCCGGGCGATACGGCCGAACCGGAGCTGGCGGTGGTCCGGCTGCGCTCGCTCGACGAGTCCCAGTCGCCGAGCATCCGGTCGGACGGGTCCGGGTCCGGGTCCGGCGGCTGCCGCAAGTCCTCGCTGTACGTGTACGGCGACGGGCAGTTCAGCATCACGCTCAAGCACTACGACAGCATCGTGAGCGAGGTGAAGTGTCCGGGCTGTGCGGAGCCGATGGACGGGCCGATCACGATGTGCGGCACCGGGCACAGCATCTGCGCGGTGTGTCGCGTCAAGCGGGGCACCTGTCCGCTCTGCGGCGACCGGGTGACCGAGCTGCGCAACTACACGCTCGAGGCGATCGTGTCGAAGGTGCAGTTCCCGTGCAGGAACGCCGTCAAGGGTTGCTCGGTCCGGCTgccgctgcagctgctgcgctGGCACAAGGAGCGGTGCGGCTACAAGCTGATCGAGTGCTTCATGGGCAAGGTGTGGGGCGGGTGCGGCTGGCACGGGTGCGAGCGGGACTGGCTGGCGCACTGTCTGGCCGAGCACGCCGACCACGTGCACGAGGACCGGTGCGTGGAGCTGCAGTGGGCGTACGGGGCCGAGGCGGCCCAGCGCGCGCCCGAGCTGCAGCTGGTGGTCGCGTACCACGTGGTGCGCGCGTACGGCGAAGCGTTCAACCTGTACCAGGTGTACGACCAGGACAGCCGCACCGTGCTGTGGACGGTGATCTGCGCCACCAAGGAGTCGCAGGTGAGTGGGCGGTACGCGTTCGAGCTGGAGCTGTACTCGCCGGTCAACACCTGGCAGCTGCTGGTGCAGCGCTTCCCGTGCCACTCAGAGCTCGATCCCGACTTTCTCAAGGATGGGCACTGCGCGAAACTGGCGCTTGCCGATGCGCTGCGCTTCATGGCGGACGATAAG GTGCTGCATTATCGCGTCCGCGTGCTCGAGGTAGGGGCCTCGCGCACCCAAAGCTTGATGAAGCTAAAcactggcggcggcggcagcagcatcagcacctCCGCCACACACCTGCCCACCAACTACTGCTGCAAGAACATCGAAAACGTCAACCTGAAAGCGGTGCCGGAAGGGAACATCATCTGCCGAAAGCAGCCGGCCCACAACAGCGAGACGCCGGGCTCGCCGGACGACGACGAAGTATTTCTACCGTAcgtggacgaggaggaggaggaggaagcgagGCCGATTGCAGGCGCGGGCAAATCGGTGCGCGTACACTCCGAACCGAACTCGCCCAGCCGCACGGCCAGCCTGCGGGTGGCATGCTCCGTTCCGGTGCTGGCTCAGCCGCCGAGCGGCGCTGATGCCGATCCGCGGCAGGAGGTCGAGCTGCAGCCGATCCAGCAGCTGGTGCGGGTCAGGATTTCCGAGCGCGAGCCACCGGTCAAGCTGCAGGCACAGTACGGTGCAGTCCGCAAGGCGAACGGGGCGGCCGAGCGGGGCGCCTCGAGCGAAAGCCTGGCGCACAAGCCCAGCAAGGGCGGTACGGGTCTGTCCAAGTTCTACAACGTCACCATGTACAAGGCGGCCAAGTTTCTGGACAAGAAGGGCATCAAGTGA